A stretch of DNA from Rhodothermales bacterium:
CACGAAATCCGCACGCAAGCCGGGCTCGATGGCGCCGGAGAACGCATCCGAAAAGCCCGCCCACGCGTTCCGGACGGTGTACGATTCGAGCGCTTCCTGGACCGTGATTTTCTGCGCGGGCACCCAGCCCCCGGGATTCGCATCGTCAATCGTGCGCCGCGTAACGGCGGCGTACACGCCCAGGAGTGGATTCAGCGGCGCCACCGTCCAGTCCGAGCCGAACGTCAACATGGCATCCGCATCCAGCAGCGAGCGGAACGGATAGGTCGTCTCTATCCGGTCCCCAATGCGCTTCTCAGCCCACCGTCCGTCGTCAATGGCATGATACGGTTGCATGGAGGGCACCACACCGAGGGCGGCAAACCGCTCAATGGCCTCCGGCGTCAAATGCTGTGCATGCTCAATGCGCCAGCGCCGATCCTCGCGCTCGGTGCGCGCGGCCGCCTGGGCGTAGACGTCCAGCAGCCAGTCGTTGGCCTTGTCACCGATGGCGTGGATGGCCAGGTGGAGTCCCGCGGCATCGGCCGCCAGGATGTGCTGGCGGAGCAAGGTGGTATCGTTCACCAGGAGGCCGCTCGTGGACGGATCGTCCAGGTAGGGCTCGTAGAAAAGCGCCGTCGTGGAGCCCAGCGAGCCATCCACGAATCCTTTCAGGCCGCCCCACCAGACGTACTCATCGCCGCCCGGCTCCAGCCGCTCCCATGTGGAGACCGGCACCAGGGAATATACGCGCAGTTTCAGGAGGTCCCGCTTGTGGGCCTCCCGGAAGGCTTCCCGGTCGGCCCAGCCGCCATACGACCCCACGTCGTGGATCTGGGTGACGCCCAGGCTGAGCGCGTAGTCCTGCGCCCGCTCCAGCATTTCAAGGCGCTGCTCGAGGGTGGGCGCCGGCACTTCCCGGAAAACCAGGTCCATGGCATCGTCCTTCAGCACACCCGTCAATCGGCCGTCCGCGCCCA
This window harbors:
- a CDS encoding amidohydrolase; this translates as MRIILLLAVLLAGCANPYADTIYTNAVVWTGNPDQPVAGAIATRGHDIIYVGDTLAVQGLLGERTRVVDLEGRFVVPGFIDNHTHFLSGGFNLASVQLRDVTNPEEFARRMGAFAATLEPGEWILGGDWDHEAWGGQLPERAWIDSVTADNPVLVSRLDGHMALANSRALELAGVSEETPVPDGGEIVVGADGRLTGVLKDDAMDLVFREVPAPTLEQRLEMLERAQDYALSLGVTQIHDVGSYGGWADREAFREAHKRDLLKLRVYSLVPVSTWERLEPGGDEYVWWGGLKGFVDGSLGSTTALFYEPYLDDPSTSGLLVNDTTLLRQHILAADAAGLHLAIHAIGDKANDWLLDVYAQAAARTEREDRRWRIEHAQHLTPEAIERFAALGVVPSMQPYHAIDDGRWAEKRIGDRIETTYPFRSLLDADAMLTFGSDWTVAPLNPLLGVYAAVTRRTIDDANPGGWVPAQKITVQEALESYTVRNAWAGFSDAFSGAIEPGLRADFVVLSRNLLEIDPETIPDVRVMRTVIDGEEVFIRE